Within the Mobula birostris isolate sMobBir1 chromosome 31, sMobBir1.hap1, whole genome shotgun sequence genome, the region gtaccaggttgtacAATGATGGtgctggaaaaaggagatggagAAGAAATGCAACTTGCTGCAAAATCAGGATTACTCAAAAATGATAAGCAAAATATGGTAAAAGATTATTAGCACTATCTAGCAGGGACTGTACTTGCTTTTaaatgtaattttttaaaaacaacaTCTACATTAAAACACCACTACAATCTGTCTGGTTCTTTGTATATTCACCATGTTATTGCATAGGAGATATCAAACAGTATATTCACATAAGTTTGTCAAATGATAGTAAGTACTTTGactattaaatgacaataaagtgccaatgctttcattctggtaaaaaaaaaacaaatattcatGTAGTCTCAGATCATAACTGCTAAGTGCTGTAATTAAAGATAAAAATGCACTTGCATTAAAGGTTTATTGACAGAAATTCTCACTATTCGTTAaccttatttttttaaatcttcatttAACTTTTCGTCTGATATTTGCTGCAGTGCTGCTGTCTATTATTTTTTtggtgtgggtgggggggtgagAAGAGATCAGACACTGTCAACATTCCTGCTCTTTCACTCTCAAGGGCTTATTGCCTAAAGATCTTCTACTGCATAGGGAAGTTGTACATTACCTCCCTGACAGACAGAAACCTGAAGAGGTTATAGTTCCTACATCGATGCACTTAAAAACACTGAAATTAGAATGGATCTAAATATTAAATATTCTGTAAATAAATTATTCATTGAAAATATGGATTAAAAATAAGGCATATATTTAGATACAACATAGATACTATGTCATAGTCTCAGTCGTATCCTGCTTTAAATAGTTCTCTGAATTTTTGGTTGACTTTCTTCTTCAGAGTTATCTTCACAGACCCGTTTTCTGGTTGAAAGTTCCATATGATTATTGACATGTGTGACTGGATATAAATGTACACGTGTTGGGGAAGAAGACTCAATATTTGAAATGGTCGACTCATTGTCTAAATGGACCTCCACAATTTCAAGTGTTGTCAAACCCGCAGACCCACTTGATGAATTATCACTGGGCTCAATGAAGGATATGACATTTCCTGAACTGAGGTCCACTCCAGGTCCCGCAATTCCATCTTGTGAGGTTGCCAAGACCTCATGGTCAGAGGCCATCATTTGTGCTGATGTCACAATGCTGGTAGGTATGGTCAGACTAATACTGTGACTCCTGGGAGACAAAGTCGAAGCACCCACTAATGCTTGTTTTGTTGTTCCAGCAGTGCAGTCATCTGTGGAGTCCTGACTAGAAACAGGGCTCCCATTAGTTTGACGTTTTCGCTTACTGTACTCATTCCGTAATCGGTCCAACTGCATCTGAAGGAGTTCCCTGTGCTGGACCTCCATTTGTTCAATCTGAAAGCAAAGCTACAAATTAATTGAAGCCatagttttttttttttataaattccTGTATTATTTCCAAGCAGTTGTTTTCACATTACTTAATTTCCATAAAAATATATGGAATCACAATATGATTCTCTGCAATATTATGATTTTTAATATGCATCTGtccaaaaatatacagtatttaaaaCTGAGAGGATTATAAATAACATTTCAAAAGTGAATATCTTGGATTGATTTACAGGACAATCTAATTGGTCATGGCATCTAATGTTTATCTACTTTTTGTACATAATATATCATGTTACAAACTTAGGCAGGGATAGTGTGTTCCAAAAGAAAAATATTTATACAACTGCATGTTAAAAGGCATGCAACAAATGCCATTATTTGAGTTGTACACCTTCAAGCCTCTGCTACATTACTTCTAAAAGTAAGCAATGCAGGGGCTGGAAAAGTAAGTTGAATCCTGAGTGGACAGTGATTTGTGTTACAGGTTGGAGTTATAACGAGAGTGAGTGGAGAAAGGGGCTTAAGTGATGAATCACTCTTGCACTGAGCTTTAAAGTCATGAGTAAGCTCACTGAATGCTTGAAATAATGTGCATTAGTAAATACCAGTCACCTTTTTTGTGACTAGCACAATCTGGTAAAAATAATATTGTATTTAAGTTAACATACAATGCACCATTTCCTGATTGATCTCTAGACTCTTCATGGAGAATTTGGATTGACAGACTATTATGTCCCACTGTACAGAACTCCTTGTTGGATGTTGTATTATAATACTTCATCTTTGCCTTCAATATTAACTGTTGGATTCTTCATGTTTGAAAATGCAGGCTTGATTTTCAGCTCCGAACTATCACATGTAAATTCAAAGCAATTTCAGTTTGATAAACTTAAATTTTAGATCAGAATCCTTTGGCCCTTTCCTCATCACTAGAAAGTAGAAAGAGTACAACCAACCAAAATACTATTTTTCTAGTAGTCTGCTGCCTATTTTTGGAGTATTATTCCCAGTAAAGAATAGCATTTCAGGCCAGAAAGTGGAAAGTGTGCTTTGCACATTGAAAAATGAACAACACGAGGAAGACAACATCAAACAAAGATAGGTAACTTAACAATCTTCCCTTTTAATCTTCTATATGTACTGTCAATGATGGCTTAAGATGGACATCAATTTGGAGCATAAAAGGGCAAAATTCAAATTTATTAGTCAAAACCATTATAATAACAAGTTACATCTATCTATCTTGTGTGTAATTAATTCAAACCATTCTCATACTGGCCTGCAGGGGTGGCTACAACACAGTGATACTTTACCTTTACTGATCACTCTTTTACCATCCAAAGTGAAGTGCATGATATTCACTGGTTTTGTAATTATAAGAGTTAGAAGTATTAAGGTTTTCATAGCACAGAACAGAAGATGATATACATGAATTATACCAATCAGTAATCTAGCAGGGCAAACAGTATGTTATTTTAAAATTCTGCATAGCTTTCAATCTATTGTCTTCCAATAAAATGACTCGATTACCATCTAATCAATGAAAAGGAATGTCTACTCTAATGTATAACATGAATTTGAATAAAAATTGTAAGGGTAAAATGACTAAATGCCAAAAGGAAGTAAGGGCGTGCTTCTAGATAAAACTTACAATTATAAGGGTGGTGTCCAACTGATCTTTCTAACATGGTACAGTGCAATAATTGCAACATCACCTGAATATTAACTGTTCTGCAACTAATTGAAGATAATCAGTTAATCACAGCACAGTGGGTTGAAAGAATTGCCCTCAAACCAGGGACAAAGGATTTTAATTGATTTCAGCAggatttttaaaacattttatttttgcatATTAAGAATGTGCACTATGAAACATAAGCAATTCTGTAACAACTGATTTCTCTCAAAAGCCAAGCTACAGCATAGGTTTTAAGAGGGAATTATTGCACACTTATTCAGCGCAGCTTTGCTTTGTCTTTGTCTGATTGTTAAAGCTGAATTTCAAGACAGAAATACACAAGTTTATTGAGCACTCTAAGAAGAAAATCCTCAGAATTTGAGGAAATGCCAGCATTTTCTAAGAAGTCTTGAATAGCGCGGAGACATGAGATGGCAGATGCTCAAATCTGAAGCATAAAATAAAGTGCCAAAGGAACTGCTGAGGTCCTGGTGCAGCATCATGACCTGAAACGCCCACCATCCCCTTGTTTCccacagacgctgcttgacctgttaAGTTGATCAGTTTTGTTTTTGCTCCTAAATATTGTGCCAAATTTGCTCAAGGGACTATGCTGATAGTTTATCTACAAATCACTCAGCCTATAGCACATTAATCTTCTTCAACATTACCGTCAGATGGATTAGGTTATCTCGGTAAAGAGCAAAAATAGACCAGTTTACGCAGTATACCTCAGTTATGCACTGGACTGAAAGCAGAGGTTGTTTGTAGAcaaatctaaacagaattaactGACTTTCTTGTATTCTAAACAATTCTGTGTAATATATTTGCAATTAGGTCACTCATTTAATCATGCAAGACAGGAGACAGCAATTCAAGACTACCAGCTTTTGAAAATACGTAGTTATCTACTTAATCCATTCCCCAAAGCAAGAAAAGCATTGATCTGGCTTGCTTTTGAAAGCATTTATTAGATCTCTTCCGACATCCCTTCACACAGCACATTCCAAATCATAACTTATTGATTATGATCAGTAATCAAATAATCAGCAATCTTAGTGGTTACCATAAAATCTTTCCCCTGTTTTGTTAATTCTTTTAAATCTCTCAATTGGTTACCAATCTCCCTGTTAACAGCTTCTTGAACAGACCCTTGGTATTTCTGATAGTGATGAAATATCCATTGCTAGAATACGAAAAAATCCAAATTTCGTGAGGAGAACTcaatcaaatcaagtcaagtcatttgCAAATGAAAATAGTACAATGTATGAATTACTACTCCTGGGAAtgaaaatgctgtaggaactcaagaTGATCAGCTACATTAATTTCAAATAATTTTGCATTTCATTACCAAGATGATAAATGATCACCCAAGACTTAACAATGGAATCTTGTGTGTAACCTGGACCAGAAGGGAATGAAAATTTGataatttattccttggaatgtagaagactgagaggagatttgatagaggtatacacaataATGAGGGTGTAAATGCCAGCAGACTTTGTCCATTGAGGTGGTTGTTggacaacaaccagaggtcatgggttaagagtgaaaggtgaaaagtttaaggggatcatgaggggaaacttctgcactcagagggatgtgagtgtgtggaacgagctgccaacatttgagtggtgcatgcaaacacaatttcatcatttaaaagaaatttgaataggtacacaGATGGTAGGGATGTGGAGGGTTATGGCTCAGGTGCATGTTCAtgggtgtaggcagtttaaatgagtCGGACCAGACTAGATGGgacgaagagcctgtttctgtgctgtacttttctatgactctataagtcTAACAATCACAGAGTGACACAATGCTAAGCCTCCAGTTTTCCATATCTTCATATATGTCAAGGTCATAAACTACATTGTTCTATTCACTTGATATATAGTGGGCAAGAACTACTGAATGAACTCATGGGAAAATCAGGGTCAATATCTAATTAATTACTGGACCAAAAATAGGAACTCGTTAGGCTAACCAAAGTAAAAGCCAAAAGGGTCAATAAACTCTGATGTGTGGATCTGATAGATATTCGATAAAACCAGCACCAGCAGATGTGAAATATTAGGCTATAACATTCTTTGATATTTTTATTTCTGCTGTGAAGGATCACTGGTAATTTACCTCGCCAACAGCTGCCTGCAGCATAGATTTCCTTCTTAACGTAGATCTTTTCCAGTTGAACCACATTTAACAGTGATGCAACCGAAGAGGAGCAATAGCAGTGTTGCTCAACCAGACTGAAAACAGTGAGAGGCGATTCAAATTAGACAGTATTAAACAAGAAATGTTCATTCCGGATTAAGACATGATAACGGAGACAGAAAGCGTAATAAGTCTCTGTTATTGATTTTCTTTCAAGTGAATAAAGTTTCATAAGTGTAAAATTAGTTTACCAAAGCCTGAAATATTGTTCAGTAGTACCATTATTTTTAAAAGTACAACCTTAATCCTTTCACCTGGTTTTAGCATAGAAAGTACAGCAAGTTCTCAGTATTGAATGTGCTTTCATGTTGAAATTTCAGATGAGGCTGCTACAGTACACCCTATGGAGAAGATGGGTTCCCTTCTCCATTTCTGCATTTACCAGTACATAAACATGCACTACAAGTTGCTCTTAGGATTTCTGTGTTGTAACACCGACTGCTCCACAATTATTCTCAGCGGAAACTCTGGAACATTATATGTatgagaaaaaaaacccaaaaatttaaaaaaatcataatCACCATTTGATTTATTTTGTTCTCAACGTCTTCGGAACATTTATATTGCTTTAATTCTTCCGCCATTTGCCAATTGGCCTCCATGAGACCTGCAATCTAAAACAGGTTACAGTTTTTCAGCAAGCTACTGAAATTTCTTGATTACAGAATAAATTGGAAACCAACTAAAGACAAGTTAATGATTGCTGTTGAAGCTAGAACAGAGAAAAATTTGTGGCAGACTTAAGagttaaaaatagaaaatatatttttgttttgttattaATGACCTGCTAGCAAAATGAGGACAATTTAAAGTTTTAGATTTTTGCTTTTACAAAAAAGTGGCCAATCATCATGAGTTGCCATGTCACATTTTAAGACAAAATAGTCtatgaattttttttctctcttcccttCTCAGAAGCCCCCAATATAGTTGGATGATATTTCCAATTTCCAAAAATTGTCATCTTTATAATATCTAAAATAAACCTGTGCAAGAATTTACATAAACTATCTAATCTGCCCTGATGAAATAAATCAAGCCAGTAAGATTTGCTCAAAATCTGAGAATATTTCACACCAGtttctgaaagcaaaggttcacatactttttcgaACAAAAACGTttaatattggataatttttctccgtaaaaaaatgaacaagtataatgtttttgtgttatttatttaattgggttctctttctAGTTAtaggacttgcgtgaagatctgatcacagttTAAGTCATATTTATGCAAAAACAGaggaaattctacagggttcacaaactttctagcaccactgtagatATAGGTTAGGGACTATCAGATTAGCATAGGCAAGAAACTGAAGATGTTTTATAGATGGCAAGCTCTGTAGCCAGTGTGTACAATGGTAGAAGTGAACTGATATTTAGAATGGCAGATAAGGCTCAGCTGTATTGATGGTTTTGTCCGAGATTGCTGACCAGATTTTTGAGTGTTATTGAAGCTGGACTCATCCAGTCAAGTGGAGAATATTCCATCATACttgtgccttgtagatggtggaaaggctttgggTATCAGGAGGTAAGTGACCCGGATACATGGCCTCTAACCTGCTCTTGTAGCCACTGAAATTATATGTTAATCCCATTGAGTTTCTGGTCACTGATAATCTCTTCATGTAGATAGCAAGGGAATTGGAAAGGGAAATGCCACTGAAGTCAGGAGTAGTGGTTAAATTCTCTCCTGTTGAAGATAGCCAATTCCTGATATTCACTATCTGTGAAGTGAATATTACTTGGCATTATCAGCCCATATCTGAGCATTCATTTACTGGGGAATTTGGAATGGAATTTAAAATGTTAGTGTCAGCAAAAACCCACACCTTTCCATATTTTGATGGAAAGCACATCACTGAAGATAATAAGGTCTTATACAATGTCCTACTGAAATCCATGGTACCACCATCTTCCTCTGCGCTGAGTATGACATCAATCAGTGGAACACCTTCTCCTTGGTCTCCAACTTGGGTTTTTACCAAGGttacttgatgttgcacttgtTACTACCAAGGCTGGGCACTTTCTCTTTCCCTCTGGAGTTCAGCTCGAGACCAAATCTACGTTAAGTTCAGGAACCAAGTGATCCCGCCTGGGAATTGGTGTGTAGGGCACTGATGAGTAATTGCTGCTTTATAGTACTGTCACCAATGTCACTAATGAATTGAATAGAATGACATGGTAGTATTTAGCCAGAAAGAATTTGACTTGTTCTTAGGGAACAGGAAGCACCTGGGCAATTTTCTACATTTCATGTGGATAGTGTAGTAACTGTGCTTGAACATTTTAGTTTGAAATGCAGCTTGTTTTAGACCTGTGGTCTTTAGTCTGATGCAATGTCCTGTCTTTTTAATACGTAAAACTCTAACATATCAGATACCAggtttgctgtttttttttttaaagagtggtggatgtgtggaacacgctgccagaggtggtggtagaggcagatatattgaggcatttaagagcttcttagataggcacatggatgagagaaaaatggaggactatgtgggagagaaggttaaaaggctggcacaacatcatgagctgaagggcctgtactgtaacgTTCATATGACATATTAGAAATAGGTTCTGATTCTCTGATAGCTATCCAAAGGAATAACTGCACTCAACTtcgcttgccccatcactgaaatgctcccacaaccaatgggctcactttcaaagactcttcacgtcatgttctcaatatttattgattatttattaattatctcttctttttgtatttgcacagtttgttgtcttctgcactggttgaatgcccaagtttgtgtggtctttcattgattctgtcatggttattattattattgagtatgaccacaaaaaaaaaacaatctcaaggttgtatatggtgacatatatatatatatatatatatattttgataataaatttttaagAAAACTTTTATTGTGTTACAAACCTGGTCCTTCAGCTGCTGCACTTGCATTTGCAGTCTGTGCTCGTTCTCTGCCTTCTCCACCCGTAGCTGCTGATTCTGTTGATGTAGTTCTAACAGCTGCTTCCCTATGAGCAGATTCTGATCCAAAGCTTCACCATTCTGAAAGATTCAGGTAGATTTAAATGTAcaatttctaaaaaaaaaataGCATCACATGAAgaactaaaaaaaaaaagctgTAATCTTGGACATTGAACCAATTAAATTTTTAATGGACAGCTCTGATGGAGATTCTGGTAGAATGTCTATTCACTACCATCTAACAGACCCAATGATAAAATGATACAGAACATCCCACCTTTCTGGACATGCAGACAGTAGATAAAATAATTACTATCTCAGTAATAAACCTCACCAAAGATCCTGTCCCCTAATCTTCATATTCTGGTATCTGACcctttctttctcagtcctgaagaagggccttggcccaaaactttgactatcCATTAatttcattagatgctgcctgacttgctgagttcctacagcatgcATGTGCTGTTTTGGATCTCCAGCGCCTGTAGACTTTCTCATGTCTTTATTCAAGAAAGCTGCTTTTGTGGCATCTGATACAAAATAATGACCCTACTTAGTGCAAGATACTTCAAATGCAGCTCTGATTCCTGTAATGTCCAAATTATCAATCCACTCATGCTACAGTTGACAGTTCCATTCCCCACACTTCTGCTTTCAACTCCTTGTTACAATGAGCAAAGACAGAGTTATTCTTTTACTCCTTGTATCTACCCCACCACTCTCCACATTCAATGGGTCATCCTCTATAATTTCCGACACCTTTGCAGTGACACCGGACATCTTCCCTTCCTCTCCCAGCGTTTCCCTTGCACTGCCTACTTCACTTGTCCATCTCCACCAATTTCAAGTACTTTTTGCACAGAATCTTCCCACGCAACAATAGGGGATGCATCACGAACCATTTTACTTCTTTTTGTCCCACCATCTAGCTAGTCAATCACTCAGAGTTATAGTAACTTCGCATGAAAATaggaccttcagcccaactggtttaTGCCGAACAAGATTCCCATCCAAATTCatgccatttgcctgtgtttggcccattcCTTCAAAGTGAGGCACCGATTCACTTGCACTTGCAGTATAGAGTACTGGATTCAGTGCTCATGATGTGGTCTCTTCTGCATAGGAGAAACCAGACACCAGGGTTGGTTCTCCGCTCAACACATGACTTTTGTTCAATCTGCATTGGCAACTGAGGTTCCAGTTGCCTGCCTCTTCAAATAGCTATCAACTCTCATTCTGACATCTGTTCCAACAAACACAATGCAACCTCAAGAAATGGCATAACTTCGAAGTAGGCACATTCCACACTCCAGAACTGGACAGAGAATcaaaaccaggtttaatatcgcaAAATTTGTTCTCTTTGAgctagcagtacagtgcaatacataaaaatagaaaaaaatgtgaattacagaatTGAACAGATTGAACAATTTCAGGTAGCCAGCCTTCTCTATGTATTAGAACTCAACAATTCTGATAAGACATCAACATGCTGTGAATTTAACTTTTCCCCAGTATCAGATGTTGCTTAATTTGCCTCTTATTTCCAACATCCTCTTGTATTTAATGTTTTCTGTAACTACAGTGTTCTGTATCTCACAGTTCCAACATTATTTCCCCATCTCCAACAtctctgtcctgaatcatctTCTGCTATTTACTCCTCCTCCGGGCAGATTAGTTACAATGAACAAACCTTCACTCCCTCCTCGAGCAGCACTGTCATTTAGTCTCCATAGACATTGTCTTTGTTCTCACCGATCCACTATTTCTTTCCAACTTTTCCTAATTTTGACAAAAGGACATTGAACCAATATGATaaatctgcttctctctccactggTGCCCCGAGGTTTAGCATTTTCAATTTTAGAGTTCCAAGcatcagcaatttttttttacttttttttaactgaTTCATGATATCCAATATAAAATGCTGACATTACTTTTGATTGTCAAAGTTATAATTGTAACACTCTAGCAgagatttcactgctaatgtaatagtctttctgtagaagcagtgtttgggttatgattaaagataacgggtgctttggaatacGACCCATCCAATCCGggagcagtttttttttgtgtgcctgacaccggtgtgCACTGGGGTCTTTGTTCAgtaggagatgaagagagaagacgctgaaGAGAACCAGTCATGGCATTTGACCCGGGGAGGgaactgtgattcgatggagcaagaTGAAAAGGTCCACTGAGGATTGGTGAATATGAGTTTTGGAAGAGTTGagatccaacttgtgcacatttgactgtttaattataattgaCACTTTTTgtttcataaatataatttctttgtaattataattccattcataaatataatttctttaatcatatgcagtgtgctgtctgtcatTTCTTGGCAtcgagttgtaacagggtagtaaattacacagcatccacacaaaccggggtttgtgGCATAGGGACAGCCGTTTCAATCTCACGGATTTGGCGTGACCGGTGTGTGTATTCCCTAGACTCACGCAGCCCAAGgaaacccgggggggggggggggcaccatgCAGTTATGTTCCAAATAATTCCAGCtaaataaagaacaaaataattgaagCATCAGATGAGATCTCAAACATTTATAACCAAAACCAACACGACTTCACTATTCTTCTTTCCTACTT harbors:
- the LOC140190792 gene encoding uncharacterized protein isoform X1 → MTAFITHPSVRVKGTEHNYNPVLCQDEKCSASSKGSHMHCPFCSVTEAYQDPVILRAHYRVKHVDKGLDFAGLKILRCCNHCDIIGTIKGEKKFKGAHWHCYRCRNGFNRRDEAVKHYKTHFRNPHTTFQIQVTQEVNSRQYYEQSAEAHHKAYGGTQVTSSGAMNITSVSPVITETAVSTSTTTLATVNSDNTGPTRKDSRLTNGISPAEDSLGSASTMGHQTLVLMDPDGENGELVYNDNTNLITDQNGEALDQNLLIGKQLLELHQQNQQLRVEKAENEHRLQMQVQQLKDQIAGLMEANWQMAEELKQYKCSEDVENKINQMIEQMEVQHRELLQMQLDRLRNEYSKRKRQTNGSPVSSQDSTDDCTAGTTKQALVGASTLSPRSHSISLTIPTSIVTSAQMMASDHEVLATSQDGIAGPGVDLSSGNVISFIEPSDNSSSGSAGLTTLEIVEVHLDNESTISNIESSSPTRVHLYPVTHVNNHMELSTRKRVCEDNSEEESQPKIQRTI
- the LOC140190792 gene encoding uncharacterized protein isoform X2, coding for MTAFITHPSVRVKGTEHNYNPVLCQDEKCSASSKGLKILRCCNHCDIIGTIKGEKKFKGAHWHCYRCRNGFNRRDEAVKHYKTHFRNPHTTFQIQVTQEVNSRQYYEQSAEAHHKAYGGTQVTSSGAMNITSVSPVITETAVSTSTTTLATVNSDNTGPTRKDSRLTNGISPAEDSLGSASTMGHQTLVLMDPDGENGELVYNDNTNLITDQNGEALDQNLLIGKQLLELHQQNQQLRVEKAENEHRLQMQVQQLKDQIAGLMEANWQMAEELKQYKCSEDVENKINQMIEQMEVQHRELLQMQLDRLRNEYSKRKRQTNGSPVSSQDSTDDCTAGTTKQALVGASTLSPRSHSISLTIPTSIVTSAQMMASDHEVLATSQDGIAGPGVDLSSGNVISFIEPSDNSSSGSAGLTTLEIVEVHLDNESTISNIESSSPTRVHLYPVTHVNNHMELSTRKRVCEDNSEEESQPKIQRTI
- the LOC140190792 gene encoding uncharacterized protein isoform X3; the encoded protein is MLGLNVLSGNERGLKILRCCNHCDIIGTIKGEKKFKGAHWHCYRCRNGFNRRDEAVKHYKTHFRNPHTTFQIQVTQEVNSRQYYEQSAEAHHKAYGGTQVTSSGAMNITSVSPVITETAVSTSTTTLATVNSDNTGPTRKDSRLTNGISPAEDSLGSASTMGHQTLVLMDPDGENGELVYNDNTNLITDQNGEALDQNLLIGKQLLELHQQNQQLRVEKAENEHRLQMQVQQLKDQIAGLMEANWQMAEELKQYKCSEDVENKINQMIEQMEVQHRELLQMQLDRLRNEYSKRKRQTNGSPVSSQDSTDDCTAGTTKQALVGASTLSPRSHSISLTIPTSIVTSAQMMASDHEVLATSQDGIAGPGVDLSSGNVISFIEPSDNSSSGSAGLTTLEIVEVHLDNESTISNIESSSPTRVHLYPVTHVNNHMELSTRKRVCEDNSEEESQPKIQRTI